From Plasmodium cynomolgi strain B DNA, chromosome 9, whole genome shotgun sequence:
aaaaaaaaaaaaaaattgtgtccATCAAACGGGAGTCGCATGATCAACCTCGAATGCAcgtcgtattttttttttttttttttccaaatttacCACTtgtgatgataaaaaaagagcgaaGCAAACACAGTTACAGTACAGCTAAAGCAGTTGCGTCCATACCAGTACGTCCATACCGAACCGCTTAAACaggaggaaaaagcaaaacagcCTGTACACTTACCCACGCATGCGTGAAACTTGCgccaacaaaaataaactgcCACGCGAACGTATGCGGTGGGGGACCAACTGTAAGTACAAAGATGCAAACGTGAAACGGGGGCGATGATAACGCTGCGCGAGTGCGTTTGCCTGGGTAAGGTAACCCTTGCACTGGTAAGGTAACCCTTGCACTGGTAAAGTAACCCTTGCACTGGTAAAGTAACCCTTGCACTGGTAAAGTAACCCTTGCTCTGCTTAACTATATTTACACTTGCGTAGCCCGTAGCCTGATCAACCGGAAGGAGGTACTATACTGTGAAGAATTAATCGCATTCATAGTAGGCATTCACGGGAGGCAGCACTGTGGATTGCCAAGCTGTGCATACACCTAGTTGCATACGTTCACCCGCTTATGGGGTTTTCCCTGCTGGCgcgaggaaaaaatgttcaagGCTCAGCTCTGTTCCGCCACGTTTGTATAATTCCATACGAGTGACTGGGGAACCAcagaaaaaagataaaaaaaaaaaaaaaaaaaaactcatttNNNNNNNNNNNNNNNNNNNNNNNNNNNNNNNNNNNNNNNNNNNNNNNNNNNNNNNNNNNNNNNNNNNNNNNNNNNNNNNNNNNNNNNNNNNNNNNNNNNNNNNNNNNNNNNNNNNNNNNNNNNNNNNNNNNNNNNNNNNNNNNNNNNNNNNNNNNNNNNNNNNNNNNNNNNNNNNNNNNNNNNNNNNNNNNNNNNNNNNNNNNNNNNNNNNNNNNNNNNNNNNNNNNNNNNNNNNNNNNNNNNNNNNNNNNNNNNNNNNNNNNNNNNNNNNNNNNNNNNNNNNNNNNNNNNNNNNNNNNNNNNNNNNNNNNNNNNNNNNNNNNNNNNNNNNNNNNNNNNNNNNNNNNNNNNNNNNNNNNNNNNNNNNNNNNNNNNNNNNNNNNNNNNNNNNNNNNNNNNNNNNNNNNNNNNNNNNNNNNNNNNNNNNNNNNNNNNNNNNNNNNNNNNNNNNNNNNNNNNNNNNNNNNNNNNNNNNNNNNNNNNNNNNNNNATAATCACGTTAGGGATGCCTTTTCTCGTTAGCGATATAAAAGCCCCCTAATacgctgcttccccttttttacttcccaCTCTGTAATTGCGTAAAGGCGCAAACACAGATACGGAACGTAACACTCCCTTCACCCACccacccccaaaaaaaaaaaaaggtacccacgaaatggcgaagaaaaaaaaacaaatacatGTAAACATAATTGACCTGCAAAAGTACTATCAGAAAGATGATCTCATAATTGATGCCAAGCTACCTGAACCCAATAAAGGAGAcgagagaaggaagaaaatttttgagCAGAATGAGTTTGTTCAGAATATTGAATGGCGGGTTCTAGATGCAGATAGCCAAAATAACAAGGGAAATGAACATCCTAATCGGAGAGATGATAACAGGAATAGGAATGCCCCATTTGATAGAGGCCATGGGAGGAAGGGGGAGTTCTCCCCCCACGGGGGTCAGAGGAGCAAGAGTAGGCAGAACGGCCCTGGTGGCGACGAAGACGATGACGTAGACTTCTCCAACCTTAGAAGCAAGAGAGACGAGGGTGTAGACTTCCCCAACCGTAGAAGCAAGAGAGACGAAGATGCAGACTTTACCACTCTGCGTAACAAGCGCGACGACGACGTCGACTTTGCCAACCTGCGTAACAAGCGAGACGACGACGTCGACTTTCACCACCCTTAGAAGCAAGCGAGACGACGACGTCGACTTCGCCAACGTGAGAGCCAAACGGAACGACGACGTCGACTTTGCTAATCTGAGAAGCAAGCGGGACGACGATGCCGACTTCGCCAACGTGAGAGCCAAACGGGACGAAGACGTCGACTTCGCTAATCTTAGAAGTAGGAAAGATGACGAcgcgaaaagggaaaaggcgTCGGCCAGCGAGAAGCCGTACCATCTTAAACGACTAGAGGAACTGAGGAAACGGAAAAAGCTACAGGAGAAGGCCAAGGACAGCCCGATGGCCAGCCGCCCCAACGGGGATATCCATTCTGAGCaccaggaggaggaggagaaggagaagaagcccGAGGAAAGGGCTAAGACAGAGGCGGACGAGGAAAGGGCCAAAATAGAGGCGGAGGAAAGgaccaaaaaggaagcggaagaaaaggCCAAAAAGGAGGCTGAACAAAAGgccaaaaaggaagcggaagaaaaggccaaaaaagaagcggaagaaaaggccaaaaaggaggctgaacaaaaggcaaaaaaagaagcggaagaaaaggccaagaaggagaaagaagcgAAGGATGCGCAGGGTAAAGACACCGAAGAGACCGCCCCGGACGCCGCAAAGGACGCGAAGGACGCGGACGCCGCGAAGCAGCCCAGCCCTGCTGACGTCGCCAAACCGGCCGACCAAGCGGGCGAGGGGACGCCAAAGAAGAAGTTCGTGCCGAAGAGAGTCATAATGTACCAGCtggagcagaaggagaaggaggagaggaaTCAGAAGCTACTagaggaacagaaaaagcaGAGGGAGATGAAGTTGCAGCTCCTTAAGAGCAGAAGCCAGGGGTCGTCAACGTTTATACCCACGGCGAAGCTGTTGCACATGGAAGCCCAAAAGGAGGGAAGACAAAATGAAGCCAAGAAGGAGGTGCTCGGTGGAACAGAAGAAGGCTCCAAGGGAGCAGCCACCCCCAGGAAAGCAGAATTCCCCAGTAAAGCGGAATTCCCCAGTAAAGCGGAATTCCCCAGTAAAGCGGAATCCCTCAGGAAAGCGGAATCCCTCTGGAAAGCAGAACCCCCCAGTAAAGCGGAACCCCCCAGCAAAGCAGACACGATGGTACTTGAGGGCACTCCCCAAAAAGTAGGCACCGTAGGAGGTAGCCCCCCCAAAATGAGATCCACCAATGAACAAAGGAAAAGCGCCATGCTGATTAAACGAACCAATCACATAGAACAAAAGAATGTAAAGAGCATAATCGAAGAAATtgcagaaaaaacagaaaatgcaaaaattgtagaaaaaatggacatcGAGGAAGTCACGAAGAAGAGACGAGAAGAGTTGTATAAAAAGCAACTCGATAAAATTAccaaaagaaatgaagaaaatgaaaaatataataatatatacaagcATAACTTGGATAGTATTAAGCTCTTTTACGTGGAagtaaagaataaaattcaGCAGGATCACTCCATCAGTCAAGAAGAATGCGTAGATTTATGTTCCCCCCTCAAGACGGACGAATGTACGTGTGAATGTGGGTGTGGGCATTTGGGTATTCCTTTCTTGGGTGCATCGTTGTGTAGCGGCGCCGCTCGGGGAGCAcgcttttccattttgctgtcccattttgcgtctgcctccccattttgccgctgcctccccattttgccgctgcctccccattttgcgtctgccttcccattttgccgctgctttcccattttgcgtctgccttcccattttgccgctgctttcccattttgcgtctgccttcccattttgccgctgctttcccattttgccgcttcctcccccccctgcaggcaACTACCTGGAGAGCCACGTGCCCCTCTTCGTGACGATAaccgtttttattttaagccTTCCCCAGAAGTGTGCGGACGAGGTGTACCTGAAGAAGGCGGCCAATTTGAGGCTTCTGTTTCTTTACCTGAAGCAGGTACTTCGCGTGGGCAGCTCCCCTCACGGGGGCCCTACACATGGGgaacccctccccccccctgtttgTTACGccttcttccatttggcaTCTCCTTCCCAACCGgcatctctttttttcccaccccccCCGCAGAGCAGCAAAATTGAGAACCACGACGAATACATCCTAAACGACGTCGTAAAAATTTGTGATGGTAAGGATGGCCCATGGCCGATCCCGACATGCCGAGTTGGCACGTGGGCATGCAGCCACTCCATTTATGCAGCCACTCCGTTTATGCAGCCACTCCATTTATGCAGCCACTCCGTTTATGCAGCCACTCCATTTATGCAGCCACTCCATTTATGCAGCGTTATGGAACATACACCTGGTTGTTCCTTTGCGCAACGGTGCTCTTAAatgtgcatgcatatatacacaaacGGTTGTCGATTTACGCACGCCCCTCTTCCTCCTGCCTCTCCCCCTAACAGAACTGAAGTACCCGCACCTGTCTGAGGAGACCTCCCTGGTGGAAGCTGCCTTCGACGCGCTTCTCTTCTCCGGCCTTATCTCCAAGGGGTCATTTGTGAAGGTAGGGACCGGCGCGGCCCGATGCCCCATGTGCCAGCACCAGCAGAGATGTACATGCgtgcatgcatatgtatatgtacattatatatatatgtatattatatatatattttttttcttctttttttttttcttttttctccccccctgtaGTGGTTTGACGAGGACAACTCCGACTCGGAGCTGAAAAGCAAAGCCATGCTGCAGGTGAGTCATCGCGGGTGCACACAGGAGTGCCTACAACAGGGGCCACCCACCAACGCAATCGCGGAATGCAATCGCGGAACGCAAGCGCGGGGGTACTGTCTCCCGATATGCACCTCACTTCACTACcgcaaaaaaagtgtgaagtGACTCCATGGGACGACGAACAACAACGCAGagcgaaagaaaaacgaatcgCTTAGCACACAAAAAGatttttcatcaaaaaataaaaacgaatgaTTTAATGATGAAGAAACAAAGGCATGTGCTCACAGCTGAAGAACGCTTCCACTCCGCATGCGGGGTGGCCTAGCATGTGTGTACACGTCTGTGCTGTACGTACACCCTGCGCGAATgcaatcttttttttccgcttgtTCACTCCCATTTCATTAATGCAAACGATTCGATTCGCTTATGTTCTTCCCCCTCTCTGTGCAGCTGATCTACTGGCACAAATGGCTCACCGAGGAAGAGCCGCAGGatgtagaagaagaagaagaggcagAACTGGAGatggaagaagcggaggatGCGGAagctaaaaatgaagacgaCATACAGGAGAACCTCCCAAAGAGTTATTTGTtcaaaaagataaaaaagaaaatattctgagattttaaaaaatatattttttgcattttttgtacCTACCCCACAGCGCTTGCGCGTTGCATTTGCGCCTCCATTTGTATGTCATCACCCGTTTCCGCCTCCCCACGTTCATCCGGCGGATGTGCCGAGGATATCGGGAGTAGTATTCCCCACGTTTATTCGGCGGATGTGCCGAGGGTATCGGGAGTAGTATTCCCCACGTTTATCACCTCGTTCACTTCATTTACTTCGCCACTTCCACCTCGCCCTTCGGCGGCACCCCTCACGCGTTGCGTTTTTGCCTCTGCTGACCCGCCTCTCCCCTTccacctcttttttctccccctccctctcctccaattttttcccattttaaattatggcatttaaaaaaactttaattaattattattttaaactCGAATGTgtttcataattttatcagTTTGATCGATTGCTCGGGACTAGCGACATAGGGGACAGATTATCCCTACGGGTGAATGACGGGAGGTCCTTTTGAGAAACACCGCGTCATATGGTATAATATACTTATGCTGTTGTGCACAGTGGGGGTGGGGATTACGGTGCACCTTGTTAAGAGGTACTAACTATACATGCGTTATCCGAAGTGgcgttattttttactccccctttttgcaagtATTAACCTCGTGGGGTGAGTACACCCAGCTGTGCTCCGCCCACAAAGAACTGCAAAACGCGGCTTATTGAGAAGGGAGCGAAACGGGCAAAGCGGGGAAGAAGCGCTCATATGATATGCGACTCGCGCATGCTCTCTTTCTCCGTTGGTACGGCAAAAAAGCAGCAAGCCGCATGCGGTGTATCCATCATGCACATGCCTCCGGAAGgggtaacaaaatgggagagagagagagagagaaagagAGGGAAAGAGAGAGAGCGCACGCCACGTCACAGTTTTGTCTGTCATAGGGCCGCATAGCGGAGTGGTGCCAGCTCGCCAATTTCAGCGGCACGTGAAATCAATTCAGagagggtttttttttccctccttcctacagtgcacctttttttgcggcAACGATTGTAAAACAGCGTCTCCTCAGGATTTGCGAAGTGAGGAATCAACATGTTAATCTCGGCCCACGGCTGCGACTTCGCGGGTTAAGCACGCACGACGTCATTTTTGCGAAAGgattttttaactttaatttttccatcgAGCACTCGGTTTTTAtcgcatttttattttgcagtTTTCACGTTACTTTTTGtacccccccattttttactttcccatttttacttccccttatttacttccccattttttatcttcccttttttacttccccttATTTACTCCCCTTATTTACTCCCCTTAtttacttccccttttttacttccccttGGAGCATACCGCGCATCGGCGGCATTTCTCACCTGACACCTTCCACGCGACCACACCTGCGCATTGCCGCAACGCGAAGTTTTCTTTGGGCcttaaaaagaaggaagccCCACGTGCAAGCCTATCTACATTCCCTGAGTACCAAAATGACGACATACACGTTGGTTCTACTAAGGCATGgtatgttttaaaaaggagaaaaaaaaaaaaaaaaaaaaaaaaaaaaaccgtaGGATGAGGTGCGGCGGCTCAACATGGGGAtgcaatttaatttttcttttttttcctttttttgccccccgTTTCTTCGCGGGGAATGGCTCCCATGTATAGTTTCCACAGGGGGCCCCCATTTACATGCCCATACACCAACTGTTTAACCCGTCCGCACACACtgggcttcttcccccttagGTGAAAGCACTTGGAACAAGGATAATAAGTTCACCGGCTGGACGGATGTGCCCCTGAGTGAACAAGGAGAGCAGGAGGCCATGTAAGTTATAAAAGctgaggaaaggaaaagtaaCCCCTCCAGAAAAGTGGGGAGCGTCGCGATGAGAGCAGTGAGAGAGCATAGACGCTACATCAGCTGTTGAGGTGCTTCCATTTCGATGGCTATTCTGAGTTTTACCGCGTACCGCTACTCTTCTATACCGCGTACCGCTACTCTTCTACACCACGTACCGCTACTCTCCTACACCACGTACCACTACACTTCTGTACCGCTTACCGCCCCCCTACAGAGCCGCCGGAAACTAcctgaaggagaaaaacttCCGCTTCGACGTGGTGTACACGTCGGTGCTGAAGAGAGCCATCACCACCACATGGAATGTGCTCAAGACAGGAGACATGCTACACGTCCCAGTTTTTAAAACATGGAGACTAAATGAAAGGCATTACGGATCCCTACAAGGACTCAACAAATCGGAGACGGCAAAAAAATACGGAGAGGaacaagtaaaaatatggagAAGATCCTATGATATCCCTCCTCCAAAATTGGACAAAGAAGATAGTAGGTGGCCAGGACATAGTGTcgtttacaaaaatatccCAAAAGATGTTCTACCCTTTACAGAGTGTTTGAAAGATACTGTTGAAAGAGTTTTGCCCCTCTGGTTTGATCACATAGCACCTGATATTAtggcaaataaaaaggtcCTTGTGTCAGCACATGGAAATAGCTTAAGAGGGTTAGTCAAACATTTAGATAACTTAACTGAAGCAGATGTGTTAGAGCTGAACATTCCAACTGGGGTTCCCCTAGTCTACGAGTTGGATGAAAATCTGAAGCCTATTAAACACTA
This genomic window contains:
- a CDS encoding 2,3-bisphosphoglycerate-dependent phosphoglycerate mutase, with translation FTSPYLLPLFTPLIYFPFFTSPWSIPRIGGISHLTPSTRPHLRIAATRSFLWALKRRKPHVQAYLHSLSTKMTTYTLVLLRHGESTWNKDNKFTGWTDVPLSEQGEQEAIAAGNYLKEKNFRFDVVYTSVLKRAITTTWNVLKTGDMLHVPVFKTWRLNERHYGSLQGLNKSETAKKYGEEQVKIWRRSYDIPPPKLDKEDSRWPGHSVVYKNIPKDVLPFTECLKDTVERVLPLWFDHIAPDIMANKKVLVSAHGNSLRGLVKHLDNLTEADVLELNIPTGVPLVYELDENLKPIKHYYLLDSEELKKKMDEVANQGKAK
- a CDS encoding hypothetical protein (putative), whose amino-acid sequence is MAKKKKQIHVNIIDLQKYYQKDDLIIDAKLPEPNKGDERRKKIFEQNEFVQNIEWRVLDADSQNNKGNEHPNRRDDNRNRNAPFDRGHGRKGEFSPHGGQRSKSRQNGPGGDEDDDVDFSNLRSKRDEEARETKMQTLPLCVTSATTTSTLPTCVTSETTTSTFTTLRSKRDDDVDFANVRAKRNDDVDFANLRSKRDDDADFANVRAKRDEDVDFANLRSRKDDDAKREKASASEKPYHLKRLEELRKRKKLQEKAKDSPMASRPNGDIHSEHQEEEEKEKKPEERAKTEADEERAKIEAEERTKKEAEEKAKKEAEQKAKKEAEEKAKKEAEEKAKKEAEQKAKKEAEEKAKKEKEAKDAQGKDTEETAPDAAKDAKDADAAKQPSPADVAKPADQAGEGTPKKKFVPKRVIMYQLEQKEKEERNQKLLEEQKKQREMKLQLLKSRSQGSSTFIPTAKLLHMEAQKEGRQNEAKKEVLGGTEEGSKGAATPRKAEFPSKAEFPSKAEFPSKAESLRKAESLWKAEPPSKAEPPSKADTMVLEGTPQKVGTVGGSPPKMRSTNEQRKSAMLIKRTNHIEQKNVKSIIEEIAEKTENAKIVEKMDIEEVTKKRREELYKKQLDKITKRNEENEKYNNIYKHNLDSIKLFYVEVKNKIQQDHSISQEECVDLCSPLKTDECNYLESHVPLFVTITVFILSLPQKCADEVYLKKAANLRLLFLYLKQSSKIENHDEYILNDVVKICDELKYPHLSEETSLVEAAFDALLFSGLISKGSFVKWFDEDNSDSELKSKAMLQLIYWHKWLTEEEPQDVEEEEEAELEMEEAEDAEAKNEDDIQENLPKSYLFKKIKKKIF